In the genome of Vicia villosa cultivar HV-30 ecotype Madison, WI linkage group LG7, Vvil1.0, whole genome shotgun sequence, one region contains:
- the LOC131617579 gene encoding transcriptional regulator SUPERMAN-like, whose translation MEGFHSDHQYWFWTKRRQIQAQTESWEEKAFAEDAARSILNGSIWPPRFYSCNFCKREFRSAQALGGHMNIHRRDRARLKQNLSPQSNNDFINSSSLGNHCFPAKRRSVSPSRMISTISSSPYSSSIIWGQKKIASNITRENNFKDCVETSLSLGMFGQKSSTVVLPCEEKGIISKRLKTNNTSSVFIKPCSNDHQRFLSFQQPSEIVLGVNHGMEDLDLELRLGKQQKIIK comes from the coding sequence ATGGAGGGATTTCACTCTGATCATCAGTACTGGTTTTGGACGAAGAGAAGGCAAATACAAGCCCAAACTGAATCATGGGAAGAAAAAGCATTTGCAGAAGATGCAGCTAGGAGTATACTGAATGGAAGCATATGGCCACCAAGATTCTATTCATGCAACTTCTGCAAAAGAGAGTTTAGGTCTGCACAAGCTCTTGGTGGTCACATGAATATTCATAGGAGAGATAGAGCTAGACTCAAACAAAATCTTAGCCCTCAAAGCAACAATGATTTCATCAACTCATCATCACTAGGTAATCATTGCTTTCCTGCAAAAAGACGATCCGTTTCGCCTTCTAGAATGATCTCAACCATCTCATCATCACCTTattcttcttcaattatttgGGGACAGAAGAAGATAGCTTCTAATATTACAAGAGAAAACAATTTCAAGGATTGTGTTGAAACAAGTCTGTCTTTAGGAATGTTTGGACAAAAATCATCAACTGTTGTTCTTCCATGTGAGGAAAAAGGTATCATTAGTAAAAGATTGAAGACTAATaacacttcttctgttttcatcAAACCTTGTTCAAATGATCATCAAAGGTTCTTGAGTTTTCAACAACCTTCAGAAATTGTTCTTGGAGTTAACCATGGAATGGAAGATTTAGATCTTGAACTTAGGCTAgggaaacaacaaaaaattattaaGTAG